The following coding sequences lie in one Mycobacterium gordonae genomic window:
- a CDS encoding DUF1206 domain-containing protein: protein MTDNTRPATAARVAQNGVFEKLARAGFVVSGVLHLLIGYLAIRVALGDGGTADQSGALAALAARPGGKFALWLAAAALLTLGLWRLTETVLGRACERDSQDEPGGMQRAKTFGVAMVYLGFAYSAFGFAHGAGESSGEQSSTMSARLLQSTAGTLALIAAGVGVVAVGGYHVYKGAGRKFVDDLNGDAGTLVRRIGIAGYVGKGLVIATAGVLVVVAASRSEPNRATGLDGALKTLGAQPFGVVLLIAAGAGIITYGLYSFVLARSTKM, encoded by the coding sequence ATGACCGACAACACTCGTCCGGCCACCGCGGCACGGGTGGCCCAGAACGGCGTCTTCGAGAAGCTCGCACGCGCCGGGTTCGTGGTGAGCGGGGTCTTGCATCTGCTGATCGGGTACCTCGCCATACGCGTTGCGCTCGGCGACGGTGGCACCGCTGACCAGTCGGGTGCCCTGGCGGCTTTGGCGGCGCGTCCCGGCGGTAAGTTCGCTCTCTGGCTCGCCGCTGCCGCGCTGCTGACACTCGGGCTGTGGAGGCTCACCGAAACGGTGCTCGGCCGGGCCTGTGAGCGCGACTCGCAGGACGAACCGGGCGGCATGCAGCGGGCCAAGACCTTCGGCGTGGCCATGGTCTACCTGGGATTCGCGTACTCAGCCTTCGGATTCGCTCATGGTGCCGGGGAATCCTCGGGTGAGCAGAGTTCGACCATGAGCGCCCGCCTGCTGCAGAGCACCGCCGGCACCCTCGCGCTCATTGCCGCCGGAGTGGGTGTCGTCGCGGTGGGCGGATACCACGTCTACAAGGGAGCCGGCCGCAAGTTCGTCGACGATCTCAACGGCGACGCCGGCACGCTGGTACGCCGCATCGGGATCGCGGGTTACGTCGGTAAAGGGCTGGTCATCGCCACCGCGGGTGTGTTGGTGGTGGTCGCCGCCTCGCGATCGGAGCCGAATAGGGCCACCGGACTCGACGGGGCTCTCAAGACCCTGGGCGCCCAGCCCTTTGGAGTAGTGCTGCTGATCGCCGCCGGCGCGGGGATCATCACCTACGGCCTGTACAGCTTTGTCCTGGCCCGGTCAACCAAGATGTGA
- the ppc gene encoding phosphoenolpyruvate carboxylase: MVDVTETALEPIGDVHRTKLGREATEPMRADIRMLGAILGDTVRDQNGEEVFDIVERARVESFRVRRSEIDRNEVSRMFDGIDIHHAIPVIRAFTHFALLANVAEDIHRERRRGIHVAAGEPPQDSSLAATYAKLDRAELDSATVAKALEGALVAPVITAHPTETRRRTVFVTQHRITELMRLHAEGHTQTDSGRSIETELRRQILTLWQTAIIRLSRLQISDEIAAGLRYYPASFFEVLPKVNAEVREALRARWPDADLLAGPMLQPGSWIGGDRDGNPNVTADVVRLATGSAAYTALAHYLAELDQLEQELSMSSRLLRVTPQLAELAEGCQDKARDDEPYRRALRVIRSRLSATAGQILDEQPQHLLDLGLPAYTTPGELCADLDTIDASLRTHGSAVLADDRLALLREGVHVFGFHLSALDLRQNSDVHEEVVAELLAWSGVHPDYASLPEDERVELLVTELSTRRPLVSTRAKLSELARKELDIIGAATYAVQTYGPAAVPNYVISMCRSVSDVLEAAILMKEAGLLDASGEEPYCPVGISPLFETIDDLHNGAAILQAMLDLPLYRAMVAARGDMQEVMLGYSDSNKDGGYMAANWAVYRAELALVEAARNGGIRLRLFHGRGGTVGRGGGPSYQAILAQPPGAVNGSLRLTEQGEVIAAKYAEPQTARRNLESLLAATLESTLLDVEGLGDAAEPAYAVLDEIATLAQRAYAELVHETPGFVEYFMASTPVSEIGSLNIGSRPTSRKPTSSISDLRAIPWVLAWSQSRVMLPGWYGTGSAFEQWIAAGPESEEDRLGVLHELYQRWPFFRSVLSNMAQVLAKSDLGLAARYAELVDDEALRSRVFDKIVDEHHRTIAMYKRITGEEDLLADNPALARSVFNRFPYLEPLNHLQVELLRRYRSGEDDELMQRGILLTMNGLASALRNSG; encoded by the coding sequence ATGGTTGACGTGACCGAAACCGCCCTGGAGCCGATCGGCGATGTCCATCGCACCAAGTTGGGGCGCGAAGCGACCGAGCCGATGCGCGCCGACATCCGGATGCTGGGCGCCATCCTCGGTGACACCGTGCGTGACCAGAACGGCGAAGAGGTCTTCGACATTGTCGAACGTGCGCGGGTGGAATCGTTCCGGGTGCGGCGCTCGGAGATCGACCGCAACGAGGTGTCCCGCATGTTCGACGGCATCGACATCCACCACGCCATTCCGGTGATCCGGGCATTCACCCACTTTGCGTTGCTGGCCAACGTCGCCGAGGACATCCACCGCGAGCGTCGCCGTGGCATCCACGTCGCCGCCGGCGAGCCACCCCAGGACAGCAGTCTGGCCGCCACCTACGCGAAACTCGACCGCGCAGAACTCGATTCGGCGACCGTTGCCAAAGCGCTCGAGGGGGCGCTGGTCGCTCCAGTGATCACTGCCCACCCCACCGAGACCAGGCGACGCACCGTCTTCGTCACCCAGCACCGGATCACCGAGCTGATGCGTCTGCATGCGGAGGGACACACCCAGACCGACAGCGGCCGCAGCATCGAAACCGAACTGCGCCGCCAGATTCTCACGCTGTGGCAGACCGCGATCATCCGGCTCTCCCGCCTGCAGATCTCCGACGAGATCGCCGCGGGCCTACGCTATTACCCCGCCTCGTTCTTCGAGGTGCTGCCCAAGGTCAACGCCGAAGTGCGGGAGGCGCTGCGCGCCCGCTGGCCCGACGCGGACCTGTTGGCCGGGCCGATGTTGCAGCCGGGTTCCTGGATCGGCGGCGACCGCGACGGCAATCCGAACGTCACCGCCGACGTGGTGCGGCTGGCCACCGGCAGCGCCGCCTACACCGCGCTGGCGCACTACCTCGCCGAACTCGACCAGCTCGAGCAAGAGCTGTCGATGTCGTCGCGGCTGCTCAGGGTGACCCCGCAGCTCGCCGAACTGGCCGAAGGGTGCCAGGACAAGGCCCGCGACGACGAGCCCTACCGGCGGGCGTTGCGGGTAATCCGATCCCGGCTGAGCGCGACCGCCGGGCAGATCCTCGACGAGCAACCACAGCACCTGCTGGACCTGGGCCTGCCGGCGTACACCACGCCCGGTGAGCTGTGCGCCGACCTCGACACGATCGACGCCTCGCTGCGCACCCACGGCAGCGCGGTGCTGGCCGACGACCGACTGGCGCTACTGCGAGAAGGAGTGCACGTCTTCGGTTTTCACCTGTCCGCGTTGGATCTTCGGCAGAACTCCGACGTGCACGAGGAGGTGGTAGCCGAATTGCTGGCGTGGTCCGGGGTGCATCCCGACTACGCATCGCTGCCCGAAGACGAACGCGTCGAGCTGCTGGTGACCGAGCTCAGCACCCGCCGCCCCCTGGTGAGCACCCGGGCAAAGCTGTCCGAGCTGGCGCGCAAAGAGCTCGACATCATCGGCGCCGCCACCTACGCCGTCCAAACCTATGGTCCCGCGGCGGTTCCCAACTACGTGATTTCGATGTGCCGCTCGGTGTCGGACGTGCTCGAAGCGGCGATCCTGATGAAAGAGGCCGGGCTGCTGGACGCCTCGGGAGAGGAACCCTACTGTCCGGTCGGGATTTCGCCGCTGTTCGAGACGATCGATGACCTGCACAACGGTGCGGCGATCCTGCAGGCGATGCTGGACCTTCCGCTCTACCGCGCTATGGTGGCCGCCCGCGGTGACATGCAGGAAGTGATGCTGGGGTACTCCGATTCGAATAAGGACGGCGGCTATATGGCCGCCAACTGGGCGGTCTATCGCGCCGAGCTGGCTCTGGTCGAGGCCGCGCGCAACGGCGGAATCCGGTTGCGGCTGTTCCACGGTCGCGGCGGCACGGTGGGCCGCGGCGGTGGCCCCAGCTACCAGGCCATCCTCGCTCAGCCGCCGGGGGCGGTGAATGGATCGCTGCGCCTCACCGAGCAGGGCGAGGTGATCGCCGCCAAGTACGCCGAACCGCAGACCGCTCGACGCAACCTGGAAAGCCTGTTGGCCGCGACGCTGGAGTCGACGCTGCTCGACGTCGAGGGTCTCGGTGACGCGGCCGAGCCGGCCTACGCCGTGCTCGACGAGATCGCCACCCTCGCGCAGCGCGCCTACGCCGAATTGGTTCATGAGACACCGGGTTTCGTCGAGTACTTCATGGCATCGACGCCGGTCAGCGAGATCGGGTCGCTCAACATCGGCAGCCGTCCCACCTCCCGTAAGCCCACTTCGTCGATTTCGGATCTGCGGGCCATCCCGTGGGTGCTGGCGTGGAGTCAATCGCGGGTGATGCTGCCGGGCTGGTACGGCACCGGTTCGGCATTCGAGCAGTGGATCGCCGCGGGCCCGGAGAGTGAAGAGGACCGGCTCGGGGTGCTACACGAGCTCTACCAGCGCTGGCCGTTCTTCCGCAGTGTGTTGTCCAACATGGCGCAGGTGCTGGCCAAGAGCGATCTGGGGCTGGCGGCCCGCTATGCCGAGCTGGTCGACGACGAAGCCTTGCGCAGCAGGGTCTTTGACAAGATCGTCGACGAACACCACCGCACCATCGCGATGTACAAGCGCATCACCGGCGAGGAGGACCTGCTGGCGGACAACCCGGCACTGGCGCGCTCGGTGTTCAACCGCTTCCCCTACCTGGAGCCGTTGAACCACCTGCAGGTGGAGCTGCTGCGCCGGTACCGCTCGGGTGAGGACGACGAGCTGATGCAGCGCGGGATCCTGTTGACGATGAACGGACTCGCCAGCGCGTTACGCAACAGCGGATAA
- a CDS encoding cytochrome P450, giving the protein MTRANPIPAPPYAEATGLPWDEAVEDAVAAIAAARDRCGDTFALKSGGDRYLFTFSPAGVESFYALPEEQASKGVADFLMLRRKLPDEIFAGRRTLPGNLFRRDDVAGYLTNLDRALRQTATELGSSGSVDVFDLTRRLGHRMGLASWAGPGCSDGAAFERLVEAFDTLDGSDAFVHPDRMAAVAASDKRAERAALDQISEIVAAAAQRYAHGEVDTHSLFGRIVDAWSDESTETRMRGIAHDVALIHIASMSNLAAALGWALVDLIERPAHQERIRNDDNEFAQRCALESTRLAQRSIMSRTVLSPVDLDTGEVTYRVPPGWTIATLLPLLNASAGPGLSEWDPDRWTRHRLTEPTGLPSPMLVTAFGHGRHSCPAQPFSLAAMTAAMTQLLRGYELNPGWDTHPRPVPAQIGGVARAEGRCPVDYVAVR; this is encoded by the coding sequence GTGACGCGCGCCAACCCCATTCCCGCCCCGCCGTACGCGGAAGCAACCGGCCTGCCGTGGGATGAGGCCGTCGAAGACGCGGTCGCTGCCATCGCTGCTGCCCGCGATCGCTGCGGCGACACGTTCGCCCTGAAAAGTGGCGGGGACCGGTATCTGTTCACCTTCTCCCCCGCCGGTGTCGAGTCGTTCTACGCCCTGCCGGAAGAGCAGGCCAGCAAGGGGGTTGCCGACTTCCTGATGTTGCGGCGCAAACTGCCCGACGAGATCTTCGCCGGGCGTCGCACCTTGCCCGGCAACCTGTTTCGTCGCGACGACGTCGCCGGCTACCTGACGAATCTGGACCGGGCGTTGCGGCAGACTGCCACGGAACTGGGTTCGTCCGGTTCGGTGGATGTCTTCGACCTCACCCGCCGGCTCGGCCACCGGATGGGGCTGGCCTCGTGGGCCGGGCCAGGTTGCTCCGACGGTGCCGCCTTCGAGCGTCTGGTCGAGGCCTTCGACACCTTGGACGGCTCGGACGCGTTCGTCCATCCCGACCGGATGGCTGCGGTGGCCGCCTCGGACAAGCGCGCCGAGCGGGCCGCGCTGGACCAGATCAGCGAGATCGTGGCGGCCGCGGCGCAACGCTACGCGCACGGCGAGGTCGATACCCACAGTCTGTTCGGCCGGATCGTCGACGCGTGGTCGGATGAATCCACCGAGACCCGCATGCGCGGCATCGCCCACGACGTCGCTCTGATCCACATCGCGTCCATGTCGAACCTGGCGGCCGCGCTAGGCTGGGCGCTGGTCGACCTGATCGAACGCCCGGCACACCAGGAGCGGATCCGCAATGACGACAACGAATTCGCTCAGCGTTGCGCGCTGGAGTCCACCCGCCTGGCACAGCGCTCGATCATGAGTCGAACAGTGTTGTCACCGGTGGACCTCGACACCGGCGAGGTCACCTACCGGGTGCCGCCGGGCTGGACTATCGCCACGCTGTTGCCGTTGCTCAATGCCTCGGCAGGACCTGGGCTTTCCGAGTGGGATCCGGACCGATGGACCCGGCACCGGTTGACCGAGCCCACCGGTCTGCCGTCGCCGATGCTGGTGACGGCTTTCGGTCACGGCCGCCATTCGTGTCCGGCGCAACCCTTCTCGCTGGCCGCTATGACAGCAGCCATGACGCAGTTGTTGCGCGGTTACGAACTGAACCCCGGCTGGGACACGCATCCGCGGCCCGTTCCAGCGCAGATCGGTGGAGTGGCGCGGGCCGAGGGACGCTGCCCGGTCGACTACGTGGCCGTTCGCTAA
- the pgl gene encoding 6-phosphogluconolactonase, producing the protein MNIDIEVFPTTEGLARAAAQRLVETIAAAAAARGQALIALTGGGNGVALLRELASHPVDWSAVHLFWGDERYVPEDDGERNEKQTREALLDRIDIPASQVHPMAASDGDFGTDLEAAALAYEQILAAYAAPGEPAPSFDVHLLGMGPEGHINSLFPHTPAVRETGRMVVAVADSPKPPPQRITLTLPAVQRSREVWLLVSGEGKADAVAAAIGGADPVSLPAAGAVGREITRWLLDEGAAGKLSR; encoded by the coding sequence ATGAACATCGATATCGAGGTATTTCCCACCACAGAGGGTCTCGCACGCGCCGCGGCCCAGCGACTGGTGGAAACCATTGCGGCCGCAGCGGCGGCGCGGGGACAAGCGCTGATCGCGTTGACCGGCGGCGGTAACGGCGTCGCACTGCTGCGCGAACTGGCGTCACACCCGGTCGACTGGTCTGCGGTGCACCTGTTCTGGGGCGACGAACGCTACGTCCCGGAAGACGACGGGGAACGCAACGAGAAGCAGACCCGCGAGGCGCTGCTCGATCGCATCGACATTCCCGCCAGCCAGGTGCACCCGATGGCGGCCAGCGACGGCGATTTCGGCACCGATCTCGAGGCCGCGGCCCTGGCGTACGAGCAGATCCTGGCGGCCTATGCCGCGCCCGGTGAGCCGGCGCCGAGTTTCGACGTCCATCTGCTGGGCATGGGACCCGAAGGGCACATCAACTCGCTGTTCCCGCACACCCCCGCGGTGCGCGAGACCGGCCGCATGGTGGTCGCGGTGGCGGACTCCCCCAAGCCACCGCCGCAGCGAATCACGTTGACATTGCCGGCCGTTCAGCGTTCCCGCGAGGTGTGGCTGCTGGTGTCGGGCGAGGGCAAGGCCGACGCGGTGGCGGCGGCCATCGGTGGTGCCGATCCGGTGTCGTTGCCCGCCGCCGGAGCGGTCGGGCGCGAGATCACCCGGTGGCTGCTCGATGAGGGCGCCGCGGGCAAACTGTCCCGTTGA
- a CDS encoding PIG-L deacetylase family protein produces MSTVVAFHAHPDDEVILTGGTLAKAAAAGHRVIVVTATDGRMDSGDDRTRLDELLTSTGILGAHRTECLGYADSGYGPDFYPDPPGRVRFGRADVEEAAQRLAAILRSEDAQLLLSYQANGGYGHRDHVQVHHVGKRAAELAGTPRVLEATMPRELLRRISDLCTLLRLPSPYDPDVLGDAYAPAASITHRVDVRTFVGQKRDAVAAHRSQLGTGFAARVYGALLRVPSPILGAIFRHEWFVDPAATPGPLRDNIFDNGNSGGPAPSHLG; encoded by the coding sequence GTGTCCACCGTCGTCGCCTTTCACGCCCACCCGGACGACGAAGTCATCCTGACCGGAGGCACGCTGGCCAAAGCGGCGGCGGCCGGTCATCGGGTGATAGTCGTCACGGCCACCGACGGACGGATGGACAGCGGCGACGACCGCACCCGGCTGGACGAATTGCTCACGAGCACAGGCATACTCGGTGCCCACCGAACCGAGTGCCTGGGCTACGCCGACAGCGGATACGGTCCCGACTTCTATCCGGACCCGCCGGGCCGGGTGCGTTTCGGCCGTGCGGACGTCGAGGAGGCCGCGCAGCGCCTCGCCGCGATACTTCGGTCCGAGGACGCACAGTTGCTGCTCAGCTACCAGGCCAACGGCGGGTACGGACACCGCGACCATGTGCAGGTACATCATGTCGGCAAACGGGCCGCCGAATTGGCCGGCACGCCAAGAGTTCTCGAAGCGACCATGCCCCGCGAACTGCTGCGCCGGATCAGCGACCTGTGCACTCTGCTGCGCCTTCCCTCGCCTTACGACCCGGATGTGCTCGGCGACGCCTACGCGCCGGCGGCCAGCATCACGCATCGCGTCGACGTCCGCACGTTTGTAGGGCAGAAGCGGGATGCGGTCGCCGCCCATCGCTCACAGCTGGGCACCGGCTTTGCGGCTCGTGTCTACGGGGCGCTGTTGCGAGTGCCGTCCCCTATCTTGGGCGCCATTTTCCGGCACGAATGGTTTGTCGATCCCGCGGCCACGCCCGGACCGTTGCGCGACAACATCTTCGACAACGGCAACTCCGGCGGGCCGGCGCCTTCACATCTTGGTTGA
- a CDS encoding ATPase: MTFMADRSGDRPTPARQRMKTLTQAALNADKTVEQVEDVLDGLGASLVELNRSLSALNSTVTRLETGLDHLDGTLSSLDDLAKRLLAVLQPVEAILERMDNIVSWGETMMMPINATEHVMRGVMDRLRNRGVR, encoded by the coding sequence ATGACCTTCATGGCAGACAGAAGCGGCGACCGCCCCACCCCGGCTCGGCAAAGAATGAAGACGCTCACCCAGGCGGCATTGAATGCCGACAAGACGGTAGAGCAGGTGGAGGACGTCCTGGACGGGCTCGGCGCTTCCCTGGTTGAGCTGAACAGGTCGCTGTCGGCGCTCAACAGCACCGTCACACGTCTGGAGACCGGCCTGGACCATCTGGATGGAACCCTGTCCAGCCTCGACGATCTCGCCAAGCGCCTGCTCGCGGTGCTGCAACCGGTGGAGGCCATCCTGGAACGGATGGACAACATCGTGAGCTGGGGCGAGACGATGATGATGCCGATCAATGCCACCGAACACGTGATGCGCGGGGTGATGGACAGACTCCGAAACCGGGGCGTGCGCTGA